The DNA segment AATAAGTATATAATTAAGTTATAAAAAATCATTTTTAGGTAGTTATTTTAAGGAGGAGTAAATAATGGAAGTTGTAAAAAAAGATTTGGAAGACAATAAGGTAGAATTAAAGGTTGAAATCGAACCTGAAAGAGTTAATGATGCACTTGAACAGGCATATAAAAAAGTAGTAAAAGATGTTGAAATTCCTGGTTTCAGAAAGGGTAAAGTGCCTCGTAAGATTTTGGAAGCTCAGTATGGAAAAGAAATTCTTCACAAAGATGCTTTAGATATTCTGATTCCAGAAGGATATAGAGATGCTGTTGAAGAAGCGGATATAGAACCAATAGATCAACCTGAAATTGACGATTATTATATTGCTGAAGATGAACCTGCAACTTTTTCAGCTACAGTAGAAGTTAAACCAAAAGTAGAACTTGGTGAATATACTGGACTTGGTGTTGAAAAAGAAGAAATTGAAGTAACTGATGAAGATATCGAAGAAAGAATTGAACATACAAGAGATCAGCATAGTCAATTGCAAAGTGTAGACCGTGATACTGTCGAAGATGGAGATTTTGCTATTATAGATTTTGAAGGTAAAATAGATGGTGAACCTTTTGAAGGTGGTAGTGGTGAAGAATATAGTCTTGAAATTGGTTCTAATACATTTATTCCTGGTTTTGAAGAAAAATTAATTGGAGCAAAAGTTGGGGAAAAGACAGATGTAGAAGTAACATTCCCTGAAGATTATAATGCAGAAGATTTAGCAGGTGAAGATGCCATTTTTACTGTTGAAGTAAAGGAGATTAAAGAAAAGCAAAAACCAGAACTAGATGATGATTTTGCAAAAGAAGCAAGTGATTTTGAGACAATGGAAGAATGGCGAGAAAGTATAAGAGAAGAAATCAAAGAACAAAAAGAACAACAAACTGAACAGGAATATGAAAATGAATTATTAGATAAAATCAGTGAAAACTGTGAAACAAATATACCTGATAAGATGGTTGATGATGAATTAGATAAAATGTTCCAGAACTTAAGTCAAAGCATTTCCGGTCAGGGACTTGAAGTTGATGAATATTTAAATTATATGGGAATGGATGAAGAAAGCTGGAGAGAAGATAATAGAGAAACAGCTGCTAAAAGAGTTAAAAACAATTTAATACTTGAAGCAATAGCTGAAGAAGAAGAAATTGAAGTAAAAGATGAAAAAGTTGATGAAGAAATTGAAAAAATTGCAGAAGAAAATGATCAGGATTTAGAACAAATAAAAGCACTTATGCAAATGCAGGGACAAATGGATGGGCTAAAAGAAAGTCTTACTATGGAAAAAACATTAGATTTTTTAAAGGAAAACAACTAATTTATTAATAGATAAAGATAATTAAAGGAGGAGATATAATGAGCGGTTTGGTTCCAATGGTCGTAGAACAGACAAATCGTGGTGAGCGTTCCTATGATATTTATTCCAGACTTTTAAAAGATAGAATTGTATTTTTAGGTACTCAGGTAACAGATCAAATGGCAAATTTGGTTATAGCTCAACTTCTATTTTTAGAAGCTGATGATCCAGATAAAGACATTTATTTATATATAAACAGTCCAGGTGGTTCTGTAACTGCTGCTCTGGCAATGTATGATACTATTCAGTATATAAAACCTGATGTAGTAACTATAGGAATGGGACAGGCTGCAAGTGCTGGTGCTTTACTACTTGCTTCCGGTGCTAAAGGTAAGCGTTATGGTTTGCCTTATTCTAGAGT comes from the Halanaerobiales bacterium genome and includes:
- the tig gene encoding trigger factor, whose amino-acid sequence is MEVVKKDLEDNKVELKVEIEPERVNDALEQAYKKVVKDVEIPGFRKGKVPRKILEAQYGKEILHKDALDILIPEGYRDAVEEADIEPIDQPEIDDYYIAEDEPATFSATVEVKPKVELGEYTGLGVEKEEIEVTDEDIEERIEHTRDQHSQLQSVDRDTVEDGDFAIIDFEGKIDGEPFEGGSGEEYSLEIGSNTFIPGFEEKLIGAKVGEKTDVEVTFPEDYNAEDLAGEDAIFTVEVKEIKEKQKPELDDDFAKEASDFETMEEWRESIREEIKEQKEQQTEQEYENELLDKISENCETNIPDKMVDDELDKMFQNLSQSISGQGLEVDEYLNYMGMDEESWREDNRETAAKRVKNNLILEAIAEEEEIEVKDEKVDEEIEKIAEENDQDLEQIKALMQMQGQMDGLKESLTMEKTLDFLKENN
- the clpP gene encoding ATP-dependent Clp endopeptidase proteolytic subunit ClpP, which gives rise to MSGLVPMVVEQTNRGERSYDIYSRLLKDRIVFLGTQVTDQMANLVIAQLLFLEADDPDKDIYLYINSPGGSVTAALAMYDTIQYIKPDVVTIGMGQAASAGALLLASGAKGKRYGLPYSRVMIHQPAGGVQGKATEAEVHIKELMRIRETLNEILSKHTGQSQEKIAADVEKDYFMTAEQAVDYGIIDEVISRNDLQKKKAEKKKEDKE